CTTTCCGCCTGGACTCCAGTCAGAGCAGTAGGGCTGAGGGTTGAGTTGGTGGGGGGCTCAAGCTGACGCTGAGCTGATGCCTTTCTGGAGTCCAAGGCCCTGAGGCTTTGTGTCCTGGCCAGGGATGttgtcacagaactggaaaactTTCCCACTCTCCCTGGATTTTTttcacttccccctccccaccacccccccaaaTCCTAAAAACTGCATCATTCTCACAGAGTCCTCTGTGGATCTGAAAGCATGCAAGAATTTGGTTCAATCTCTTATTGATTGCCTAACTTCTAGCTTCTACATTTGGCCCCATGGAATAACAAGATTAAAAGCAGactggtgacttccctggtgatccagtggttaaggttcTGCGCTTCCAAGGCAGGTGGCAAGCGTtccatccctgactggggaactaagatcccacatgctcgtGGGGTGAGGTCAAaagagtgttttttaaaaaagcagactgGATGACAGCAAAATGACTAAGCCATTTCTCacaaaagacaatttaaaaaattcattttaggcATCGCTTGAAATAATTGTTATGATGAAGTGTATTTTGAATTACGCATGATCCACTGCTTAGAAAAACAGAGGTCATTAGCATGTGATAGAAGGTAGAATACACGTGTGTGGAATACGTGGtcattcttttccctttgtaaACTCTGTGACCCACCCCAGTGTGCTCAGGTCATCATCCACGTCATCCTCACAGGTGAGTGGCAAGGGAAGCGGAACAGAGTCATTGTTGCTATTTCACAGACAGGAATCTGAGAAACTGTACCTTGCAGCGGTCCCAAACCAGTTAGCTATGAATGGAGACTCATTATCAAATGTGCTGTTGCATCTTGCTTTCTTCCTAACACACAACCCTGCTTCAGTGCATGCTCATACAGAtggctgcttttctttttttatagttttaattcatttgttcattttttttgctttggttgaGCCATGTGGCCTGTGGGTTCcatgaccagggttcaaacccgtgtgccctacattggaagcatggagtcttaactactggaccaccagggaagtctcctgctTGCTTTTCTGGCTGTTTCCTAGAACTCTTCACACCCTAGAAAAGTCAAAGCCTTGTCCTCTTGTAGTTGACAATGGCAGAGCCTTCACTTGTCACTGAATTTCCATGGGGGGGAGGGTGGAATGGCGGGAGAGGGATGGGCAGGAGAGCCTTATTTGCCACAGTGAATGccactcccctccctcctcaaTAGTCTTCGACTAGCCAAGAGTGAAGTGGCCTATAGGTCATTCCTGACTTGTAAGCCAGGAACTTAAATAGTGGAAAAGAATTATGTGATTCAATTATACTATTCAGTTAAACGTAAGTAATTACAGTCATCTTCATTCTTTGTAATCTTCTTAACCTCGTGGTATTTCCTGACTCTGACATACTTTGGTGTGATTATATCTATCAGCTGGGATGATGACTAATTCCTCTGAGCTATTTTCTGTCTGTTCTTATTTGTGATGGAGAACTATCTCTTTGTAAATCTGCACCTAAAAGATCAATTATTAGTATTACTTTTATAGATGTAGCTTAACACTGTACGTGGGACAAAGTTATGCCCAATAAATAAATGGTGGGTATAATCATTAAGAATCTAGGTTTGCTTGGGAACTGCTGGGCAGGTGATTTTTGAAGCCCTCCAGTCACATAATAACTTGGGAAATCTGGGAAGCTTTTCAGGAGTGATCACATCAGAAACCCAAGGGAAAGCAGTCAGAGAAATGGTTTAGTGTAGCATTGTTTTATTTAtccctttcatttctttaattcttCCATGAAAAAGACAGATGAAGACTTCCCTAAATTAACATGCACTTTGAAAATAACCACgtgagtgcttagtcactcagttgtgtccgactgtttgcgacccgttgtactgtagcctgccaggttcttctgttcatgggattttttcaggcaagaatactggagtggattgccatttccttcacactTTGGAATAATAATATGAACatactcaaaggacatgaattttagcaaactctagaagatggtgaagggcagggaagcctggcattctgcagtccatgggatcacaaagagtcagatgtgacttagcaactgaaaaataacaacttGCTTGATAAGGAGAAGCTGTGACTGTCTTCCTCTCATTGTCTGATATTGAtaaaacatcccctggaggaccATTCTAAGCTGGCCCGGCCTTGTCCAACTCCTCTCGACTTCAGATTTAAAGACCTTTCCCCAgacacccaccccacccacttGGTCCTAAGTCTTCAGGACCAAACTTAGGAAATTAAACATCCAGTTCTCATGCGCAGTGGGGGAGTAGAGTCAGTCTTGAGTGGCTAATGAGCACTCAGTGATACACCCTGACTCCGATTATGTTTGTCCGGCTTCTGGTTTAGGCTTCATCTCCCTCATCTTGAAACTACCTCAAGGTTCCTTCAGCCGGGCTCCTTCTGTCAAAACAGATAACATCAGGCCAGAACAAGCCTGAACAGTTGCATTTTAAGGGCAGGGCAGTGGAAACAATTCCCCCCAGTGTGCAAAAAATAAGAGGGTACAACTTCCAAGTTCTAAGCAACTGACTTCCAATAATGTATGAGTGAAATGAGCATACTTTTATTATTGTCCTTTAATatagtttccccctcagtctctccaatcaggaagcttccataagcctcttctccttatgcatcagagggcagacagaatgaaaaccacaatcacggaAAACGAACcattctgatcacatggaccatagtcTTGTacagctcaatgaaactatgagccataccgTGTAGGGCCACCTGAGACGGATGGGTCACGGCAGAGAGTTtggacaaaacgtggtccactggagaagggaatggcaaaccacttcagtattcttgccttgggaaccccatgaacagtatgaaaaggcaaaaaggtatgacaatggatgagctccccaggttggtatgtgcccaatatgctactggagatgagtggagaaataactctagaaagaatgaagagatggagccaaaggaaaaacaacacccagctgctGATGTGAGGGGTGATGTAATTAAAGTCTGATGATGTAAAGAACAattttgcataggaacctggaaagttagatccatgaatcaaggcaaataggaagtggtcaaacaggggatggtgggagtgaacatcgacatttgaggaatcagcgaactaaaatggactggaatgagtgaatttaattcagctGACCATATACCTacgactgtgggcaagaatcccttagaaggaatgaagtagccatcatagtcaacaaaagagtctgaaatgcagtacctgaatgcagtctcaaaaacaacagaatgatctctgtttgtttccaaggcaaaccattcaatatcacagtaatccgcTCAGTCAGATGGGCGCGGAGACGCTTCTGGAAGTAACATCGCGATGGCTGCCCAAGGAGAACCCCAAGTTCAGTTCAAACTTGTTTTGGTTGGTGATGGtggtactggaaaaactacattcGTGAAGCGTCATCTGACTGGTGAATTTGAGAAGAAGTATGTAGCTACCTTGGGTGTTGAGGTCCATCCTCTTGTGTTCCATACCAACAGAGGACCTATTAAGTTCAATGTATGGGATACAGCTGGTCAGGAGAAATTTGGTGGACTGAGAGATGGCTATTATATACAAGCTCAGTGTACCATTATAATGTTTGACGTAACATCAAGAGTTACTTACAAGAATGTGCCTAACTGGCATAGAGATCTGGTACGAGTGTGTGAGAACATCCCAATTGTGTTGTGTGGCAACAAAGTGGATATTAAGGACAGAAAGGTTAAGGCAAAGTCAATTGTCTTCCACCGAAAGAAGAATCTTCAGTACTATGACATTTCTGCCAAAAGTAACTACAACTTTGAAAAGCCCTTCCTCTGGCTTGCTAGAAAATTGATTGGAGACCCTAACTTGGAGTTTGTCGCCATGCCTGCTCTTGCCCCGCCAGAGGTGGTCATGGACCCAGCCTTGGCAGCACAGTACGAGCACGATTTAGAGGTTGCTCAGACAACTGCTCTCCCGGATGAAGATGATGACCTGTGAGAAAGTGAAGCTGGGGCCCAGCATCAGAAGTCTAGTTTTATAGGCAACTGTCTAGTGATGTCAGTGGTGCAGCGTGTTTGCCACTTTATTATATAGCTAAGCAGAACATGTGCTTAATCTTTGGGTGCTGAAGGAGATGGATGGGCTTTGGAGTGAATgtggcagtttaaaaaaaaaaaaccttcattttTTGGACCTGCATATTTAggtgttttggaacacagttgtTCCCTCCTTGAGTTTCAAATATAAGACTGCTATAGTCacatgacaattaaaaaaaaaaaaaaaatcacagtaatccaagcctatgccccaaccagtaatgctgaagaagctgaagttgaatggttctatgatgacctacaagaccttctagaactaacactcaaaaaacatgtctttttcattataggggactggaatgtaaagtagaaagtcaagagccacctgaagtaacaggaaagtttgaccttggagtacagaatgaagcaggtcaaaggctgagttttgccaagagaacgtgcTGGTCAtcgaaaacaccctcttccagtaacacaagaaaagactctacacatggacatcaccagatagctaataccaaagtcagattgattatattctttgcagcaaaagatggagaagctctatacagttagcaaaaacaagaccgggaactgactgtggctcagatcatgaactccttattgccaaattcagaaaaattgaagaaagtagggaaaaccactagaccattcaggtatgacctaaatcaaatcccttatgattatacagtggaagggacaaatagattcaagcgattagatctgatagacagagtgcctgaagaactgtggacagaggttcatgacattgtacaggagacagggatcaagaccacccccaagaaaagaaatgcaaaaaggcaaaatggttgtctgacgaaGCCTTACaaacagttgagaaaagaagagaagccaaaggcaaaggagaaaaggaaatatatatccatttgaatgcagagttccaaagaatagcaaggagagataagaaagccttccttagtgatctatgcaaagaaatggaggaaaacaatagaatgggaaggactagagatctcatcaagaaaattagagataccaagggaacatttcatgcaaagatgggcacaataaaggacagaaatggtatggccctaacagaacagaagatattaagaagaagtggcaagaatacacagaaaaaatatacaaaaaagatcttcatgatccagataaccacgatggtttgatcacttacctagagctagacatcctggaatgtgaagtcaagtgggtcttaggaagcatcactacaaacaaagctagttgaggtgatggaattccagctgacatatttcaaatcctagaagatgatgctgtgaaagtgctacactcaatatgccagccaacttgggaaactcagcagtggccacaggactggaaaagctctgttttcattccagtcccaaagaaaggcaatgccaaagaatgctcaaactaccacacaattgcactcatctcacacgctagcaacgtgatgctcaaaattctccaagccaggcttcaatggtacatgaaccgtgaacatccagatattcaagctgcatttagaaaaggcagaggaatcagagatcaaattgccaacatctgttggatcatcggaaaagcaagagagttgcagaaaaacatctacttctgctttattgactacgccaaagcctttgactgtgtggatcacaacagactgtagaaagttcttaaagagatgggaataccacaccaccatacctgcctcctgagaaatctgtatgcaggtcaagaagcaacagttagaactggatgtggaacaacagactggttccaaatcaggaaaggagtctgtcaagactgtatgttgtcaccctgcttatttaacttatatgcagagtacatcatgagaaatgctggattggatgaagcacagctggaatcaagattactgggagaaatatcaataacctcagaaatgcagatgacaccacccttatggcagaaagcaaagaagaactaaagagcctcttgatgaaagtgaaagaggagagtgaaaaagttggcttaaaactcaacatcagaaaacaaagatcatggcatctggtcccatcacttcatggcagagagatggggaaacaatggaaacagtgagaaaccttattttttggggctccaaaatctctgtagatggtgactgcagccatgaaatgaaaagacacttgcttcttgggagaaaagttgtgaccaacctagacagcatattaaaaagcagagacgttactttgccaacaaaggtccatctagtcaaagctatggtttttccagtagtcatgtatggatgtgagagttgggccataaagaaagctgagcaccaaagaattgatgcttttgaactgtggtgttggagaagactcttgagagtcccttggactgcaaggagatccaaccagcccatcctaaaggagatcagtcctgaatattcattggaaggactgatgctgatgctgaaactctaatcctttggctacctgatgcaaagaaccaactcatttgaaaaaacctcaatgctaggaaagattgaagacgggaggagaaggggacaacagaggatgagatggttggatggcatcacagactcaacggtcatgagtttgagtaaactctaggagttggtgatggacggggagacctggcgtgtgctgcagtccatggggttgcaaagagttggacacgactgagcggctgaactgaactgaacatgttgtAATTTAATACAGTTATAATACATATTTGAATGCAATTGTAGTATTGGGTTGCccaaaaagtttgttttattttccatgcCTGCTTAGTccgctaagttgtttctgactcttggcaacccccctggactatatagcctgccaagctcttctgtccatgggttttccccaggaagaatattggagtgggttgccatccttctccattcccccccaccccccataaaatcttacatattttattatcatcCTTTACATTTCATGAAAACATGGTAATTAATTCTGAGGACTGCTATACAGTAGTCTGCAAGGTCGGCAGAGGTTGGTGTGTTTCCTAAGTTTGTAACAACTTAGAATCATTTGAGCTAGCTCAGGGCACCAGTTAGTGTCTCCAGCCCCTTTGGGACCAGATATTCCTTCATttaaagaagagattcaaaataaaaatgatggcaCAGTGATTATCAGCATGAAGAAACACGATCACTGGGAGCTTTGCCTTGTGCCTAAAATTTGGAACAGTGGAACAGACTGTGAATGGCAAGATTCATTACTAGAGCAGATCACTATGTATGtataagctttttcttttttttttttttaaaaaaaaaaaaacagtaatgtAAATTGAAAAGTATTATCACGTTAGCTTTTCCCTTTTATATACTTGCAGTGTT
The Dama dama isolate Ldn47 chromosome 25, ASM3311817v1, whole genome shotgun sequence genome window above contains:
- the LOC133046491 gene encoding GTP-binding nuclear protein Ran-like, with translation MAAQGEPQVQFKLVLVGDGGTGKTTFVKRHLTGEFEKKYVATLGVEVHPLVFHTNRGPIKFNVWDTAGQEKFGGLRDGYYIQAQCTIIMFDVTSRVTYKNVPNWHRDLVRVCENIPIVLCGNKVDIKDRKVKAKSIVFHRKKNLQYYDISAKSNYNFEKPFLWLARKLIGDPNLEFVAMPALAPPEVVMDPALAAQYEHDLEVAQTTALPDEDDDL